AGTTCCTGTACTGCAGCTAGTTCCTATTTGTCCGCATTCGCTCGCGTCACGAGCGCTGGTTTTCGCTGATACCGAAACAGTAACAATTTCGAGTGCGAGCACAGATCGGTTGGTGATGGTGGTGGATGGCAATGCTGGCTGCTATGTTTTTCCTGAGGATCAGGTGAAATTAGCGCGATCGCAATACTCCGCGCGTTTTATCCGCCTGCAATCGCCTGAATTCTTTCGCATTTTACGCGAAAAGCTAGGTTGGGGGCTACCCCATATCGCCAAGCCGACTTCGGTAGAGTTGCCTTAGTAGTGGGCAATTTCTGTAAGGATATGAATATAATTAAGTGTTCGTGCTTAGTTTAGCCATGTGATAACTAAGCTATAACTAGAGGCAATCCTTCATTCGCGGATAGCGGCTTATGAGTACGGCAGAGGCTGAACGCAGTCCATGTGTTCTAGTAGTCGAAACTGATGAGACTTTAGCAGAGCAAGTGAGTCTTGACCTACAAGAATCAGGCTACGAAGCAGTAATTGCTACTGACGCTTATAGTGGGATGCAATACTCGCGAGAAATGCAACCTGCTTTGATTGTTGTAGATCGCATGCTCGCTGGCGAATCAGGGTTAGAGTTATGTACTCATCTGCGTAAAGCAGGAGCGCGCGTACCTGTATTAGTCTTGATGGCAAGAGATACAGTTGACGATCGCATAGCTTGTTTAGAAGCGGGAGCCGATGACTATTTTCTCAAACCTTACCGCTCGGAAGAATTTTTGCAGATGGTGCGCCTCTATTTACAACCTGATACAGGCGTAACCGAACAACTGCGCTTTGGCGATCTCGTTCTAGATTTAGGGACGCGTCGCGCTATTCGTCATGGCAAAGCGCTGGATCTGACAATGAAGGAGTTTGAACTGCTCAAGTATTTGATGGAACATCCGCGTGAAGTTTTAACTCGCGAACAAATTCTCGAAAATGTTTGGGGTTATGATTTCATGGGAGAATCGAATGTCATTGAAGTTTATATTCGTTATTTACGCCTCAAGATAGAAGACGAAGGACATAGACGTCTTATTCAAACCGTGCGGGGTGTGGGCTACGTTTTACGAGAATCGTAATTAGGGAACTCTGATGATGGAGAACCGCTCAAGAGCTATGAACGCAAATACTGGGAGTTATTAATAAAGTGAGTCGTGGTTCTACTGTCCTCGGCATAATTTTAGGAACTATGATGCTGGGTTGTTCCACACCAACGCCCGCAGTATCGCCAACCGTGACACCTCTGGCGCAACAATCTGTAAATGCTGGTCAAAAGCTGCCCATTACCGCCGTAGCAACGATCGCCGGACGTAAAATTAACTTGGAAGTCGCTCGGACACCTCAAGAACAAGCAATCGGATTAATGCATCGCGACACGATAGCCGACGATCGCGGAATGCTGTTTGTCTTCGAACCGGCGCGCCCAGTCGGTTTTTGGATGAAAAATGTCCGATTTCCGCTTGACATGATTTTTTTAGAAAATGGACGCGTGAAAGCGATCGCACCTGCTGTACCGCCTTGTCAAGCTGAACCCTGTCCGACGTATGGTCCCGAAACACCTGTTAATCAAGTAATTGAACTGCGTGGAGGACGCGCCGCTGAACTCGGAATTCGCGTCGGCGATCGTCTAGATATTCGCTTTTTAGACTCGTAAAACCTCAACGAGAAATTTTCCCTTAGCACATTATTTATAAAATGGGGGAAATTCCCCAACAAAAGTGTGGTGCTTTGACGCCAATCGAGGTAATATTTGATAGATTTGATAAAAAAACAAAATTATTGCTGCGCTCGTTTTTCCTGTGTAGAGCGTTACAATTCAAAAAAATCAAATTTGCACAAGTTAAACCCCAATCAGTCTTCTGGGAGAGTAAAATTCAGTAGCTAATATCCTCCTTGTTATAGGTGAACAATATTGCTGCATTAAAGTAAAAATAATCTTAATATATTTTGCTTTCCCTGGAATAAACTCACGAAGATTAGCAAGTTGCGCTAAAATTCTATTCCACATCGTATTGGTACTCTTTCTATATTAGGGAAACACGCAATAGCTAGTTTCACTGTCAATATAGAGTTAACAATTCACGAGTGGTATCGAGACAGACAAAAAACTGGCTAGCGAGTACTAGCTCATCATATGACAAATAACTCAAACTTAAACTTATATACAACGGAAGGTGAAATTATGTCACCCGCAAACTACTCAAAATTCATCGATTTTCTCCAAAAAGATTTATCGATATCTGCTGCTTCAATTGACGTCGCTTTACGCCATCGCGAGCAAGATCCAGGTCCATTACCCATGATTCTGTGGCAATATGGTCTAGTGACGTTAGATCAACTCAATCAAATCTACGATTGGTTGGAAAGCGCAGCAGTATAGCAATACTAAAAAAATCTGAAAAAGCGCCAAATGCTAGTTCAATTATGTCTATACACCCAAGTTATGCGTAGGTAGTAGCTAAAGGAGACGAACAATGTACTGGCAATCCATAGAGCGGGTAATACCCGCTCTTTTGATATCGCGATCTGCACGTCAAAACTGCGTACGCGAATGAGTAAGCCCCTCATCCTACGATTGAGCAAAAACCCTTGCTGCAGCAGCCACACCCGCACCAGGAGTGAAGTTTTCGTAACCGAGTTCGTGCATGGCAACTTCAAGTGCTGAAATCGCACTGAGAATATCGCGATCGCTCACAAAGCCCAGATGTCCGATCCGGAAAATTTTATTACTGAGGTGGTCTTGTCCGCCAGCTAAAGCAATATCAAAACGCTTTTTCATAATGGCACGCACCTGATCCGCTTCAATTCCTTCGGGTGCTACCGCAGTAATCGCAGGACTTCCACAATCATCGCTGACAAACAAAGGTAGATTTAAGCCTTTAATTCCAGCGCGGGTTGCATTCATTAATCTTTGATGGCGGGCGAAGATTCCTTCTAATCCCTCTTGCTTCATCATCCGCAGCGTTGCGTGTAAAGCAAAGATCATATTGACCGGTGGCGTAAACGGAGTTGTATTTTTCGCAGTTGCTTTGCGATATTTACCCAAATCGAGGTAGTAGCGGGGTAGTTTCGCGGTTTTGTACGCGTCCCAAGCTTTGGGGCTAACCGCAACGATTCCCAATCCTGGAGGAATCATGTAACCTTTTTGCGAGCCAGAAGCAACGACATCTAAACCCCAAGCATCCATTGGTACATTAACCGCACCCAAGCTTGTCACAGCATCGACAATAATCAGTGCTTCACCGTGATTTTTAACATGGCGGTTAATTGTTTCTAGGTCATTGAGTACGCCTGTTGATGTTTCGCTGTGCGTAACGACGACAGCTTTGATTTGTTTTTCTTTGTCAGCTTCAAGTTTTTCCGCAAACGCCTGCGGATCGAGGGGTTGTCCCCACTCAGCAGTTATTCTTTCGACATTCAAACTATAAGCTTCACCAACTTCCGCCCAGCGTTCGCCAAACTTACCGTTACAACCGACTAAAATGCGATCGCCAGGACTCAAAAAATTAATCATTCCAGCTTCGACTGCACCTGTACCGCTGGTTGTCAGCAGCATCACATCGCTTTGCGTTTGGTGCAGCCACTTAAGGTTTTCTGTCACCTCTGCCAAAATGTTGCTAAATTCACTGGTACGATGACCAATGGGGTGCTTGGCTAACGCGAGTAGCGCCGCCTCTGGTACCGGAGTGGGACCAGGAATCATCAGCATCAGCTTGTCTTGCATCGTTGTCCTACTGTTGTGCGAAGAGATAGGGGTTTCTCTAGGATTGCACAAGTTGAAAAGCTTGTACGATTTTGGGAAATCTTTTGATTATACCTGCAAAAGTGCGATCGCGGATACAGCTTAGTTCTCAACCAACATATGAAAAAATAGTACTATTTCAAAAAAGGTGGTAAATCAACCTTAGACGCGCGCTTTGCAGGCGCAGGTAAAGTTGACGCAACTTCGCGTGTTTTTTGTGTTATTGATTGCACCATTGTCAATAAAGGGGAAAGTTCGAGTAATCGTTCTGGCAAAAATCTTTCTATCACTTCTTTCAATTCGAGCGCCAGCGTCACACTTGCTAAATACTGCTCTTTCCAATAATGTACCGCAGCAACATACTCGCCAACTTGTTGCGATTGCTGGATAATTTGTTCTTGGAGAATTGCCGTTTGCTGAAGATTCTGATGTAACTCTTGTTGCAATTGCACCTGCGATTGTTGCTGTTGCAATTTGCTAATAACTTGCTTCTGTAAATTGGCAATTTCCTCGACTGCTGCTAGCTGTGCTTCGAGTAAAGCTTGAGTTTTCAGCTTTCTGCGCAATTCTGCTAAATACTTCAATGACTGCTCTAACGCTCGTTCTAGCTGATAAATGCGCTCCGATTGCTTTTGCTCGGTTTGATTATCAGAAGATATTTCGTTATAGCGATTCTTCGCGATCGCGTGCAAGTAACGCTCCGACCGATGCGCTTCACTCTGTATCAAATCTTGCTCTAACACGCTAGTTCTCCCGTCGATTGGGCTAACTGTCTGGTTTTTGATAAGTACTATCGCGGTCGCTTTATTTTAGTCAATGCCTAAAATTTATGCGATGTACGTACTATACATTTAGTCAGAAAATAAATCAGTCTCCGCATCGTCTAAAGTTTGTTAATCTAGCAGCATGATTCGCTCGCGTTTTCATTGAGGAGATGGCTTGTGAAGCAGTTAAACACCCACATTGAAATTAATGCTGCGGCTAGCAAGGTTTGGAAAATCTTGACTGACTTTGATAGTTATCCACAATGGAACCCGTTTATTCGCTTTGTGCGCGGTGAGGTGAAAAAAGGGGCGCGGCTAGAAGTACAACTGCAACCACCAGGGGGAAACCCGATGACATTTCGCCCCACAGTTTTGGTTGCTGAACCTGAACGAGAATTGCGTTGGTTAGGGCGGTTGCTTTTACCAGGAATTTTTGATGGCGAACATTGTTTTCAAATTGAGTCGCGAGACCGCGATCGCATTCGATTTATCCACAGCGAAGTTTTCTCAGGGTTACTCGTTCCCTTTTTAGCAAACAGCTTAGACACGAAAACTAAAAGTGGTTTTGAAAAGATGAATCAAGCACTCAAAGCCCGCGCAGAAAGTTGATTTTGCTACGCTACCAACGTTGCGTTAATCTCGTCGCAGCGTGAGTGACTCTGCGCTTTTGCTGACGACTTTAAACCCGAAACGCTCATAAAGCCGCAACGCCGGATTGTTGACTGAGACACTCAGCGAAATTGATGATTGTCCGCAATTGGAGCTAAATAAGTGAGTCAGCAGTTGGTGCCTACACCTTGACCGCGATATTCAGGATATACAGCAATGCTCAGTTCAGGCGTGCCATCATCTACATAACCATAACCTTTACGATTGCCTACGAGTAAGCGCAACCACACCGCGCCGATCGGTTGTTTTGTTATCGCATCGCTAGCGAGACCACAATCGCCTTCACGTCCCCAACCTCGAACATAACAAGCTTCTGGGAGGCTAACGACATCGCGCGGTGGCGCAGATTGCCCTTTGGGGATGTAAAGTGCCTGATACAACATTTCCCACAAAAACGGCTCATCTTCAATCATCAGCGGTCGAATAATGCAGTTCATCACCCTTCGTTTTTTCTTTTATTGATGATTCAGTGACCACCGCGATTCAATTGCAATTTGTGACTGCTGACAACTTTCTTCTAGCTGTTTCTGTTGCGCGGCGGCTTTACGCAGGGTAACGATCAGCTGATTCACTTGTTCGCGCAAAGTTGGATTTTGACTTGTTGCGGATAGTGTCTGTTGTTCTAATAGCTGCAACAAAAGTTCGTAGTGAATGGGGGAAGGAAGGGGAATTGTTTGCATGAAGAAGTTGATTTTGTCAGCTTACTGAGTTGTGAATAAAGCCGCGATCGCCGCTTGCGGATCGCTTTGCTTGACCAAAGATTCGCCAATGAGTACCGCTGCTGCGCCTGCACGAGCGACAACTTGTAGATCTGCGGGTGTATGCAATCCTGACTCGCTGACGACTAAGATATTCCGCGATCGCAACTCTTCACCGCGTGCTTCTAGTAACGCGCAAGTTGTCTGTAAATCTACGGTAAAATCTTCTAAGTTGCGATTATTTATACCAACTAATTGTACGCCATCAATTGCCAAAACGCGGTCAAGTTCCTGTAGGGTGTGAACTTCAACTAAAACTGCCATTTTTAAAGCAGTTGCAATTTTGACAAAGTATTGTAAATCCTGGTCGCTCAGAATTGCAGCAATCAACAGCACCGCATCCGCACCGCGAATTCGCGCCATGTACATTTGATACGGGTAGATAATGAAGTCTTTGCACAAAAGTGGTAGATCTACTGCACCACGAATCAAGGCAAGATTATTAAAACTGCCTTGAAAGAACTTTTCATCCGTCAGTACCGAAAGACAGCTAGCACCACCTTGCGCATACGATTGCGCGATCGCTACAGGGTCAAAATCTTCGCGAAAGACCCCCTTGCTTGGTGAAGCTTTTTTTACCTCGGCAATAAGTGCAGGGGTTGTTTTTCCTTGACGCAACGCACTCATAAAATCACGCGTTGGTGGCGCAGCAAGGGCTTTACGCTGAAGTTCGACTAAAGGGAGTTTTTCCCGCATTTGATCGACTTCAGTTTCTTTATGCCAGACAATTTTTTCTAAGATATTTTGTGGCTCAGCATCAGGCAGTGCAACCTGATAGCGCAAGTTGCGGATGTCTACAGATGGATTTGGTGGACGACGGCGAATTTGCATATTGGGGAATGGGGAATGGGAAATGGGTAATGGGTAATAGATATTTTTGCTGATGACCAATTACCAATTACCGATTAGCACTTTACTTAAGCGATCGCGCGTTTATAGGCTTCATCCAGCACTTCTGAAAGTGTGGGGTGGGCGTGGACGAGATGCGCCAAAGAATGGACAGATTGACGATTGGCGATCGCGGCGGAGGCTTCGTGAATTAAATCTGAGGCGTGCATTCCGATAATGTGAACTCCGAGGACTTCCCCAGTGTCTTTACGATACACGACCTTTGCGATACCGTCAGCTTCGCCTTCCGCGAGAGCTTTAGAATTACCTTTAAAGTACGTGCGGACTGCACCCACTTCAAATCCTTGTTCTTTACCCATGTCTTTCGCCGCAGTTTCGGTCATTCCTACATAGCTAATTTCAGGGTGCGTAAACGCAGCGGCGGGGATACTGCGATAGTCGATTTCTTTGTGACGCCCGCAGATATTTTCAACAGCAACGATACCTTGTGCAGAAGCCGCGTGCGCTAACATCATTTTGCCGTTCGCGTCGCCAATCGCCCACAGATGCGGTACAGGTTCACCCGCAGATAAAACTGCCATGCGATCGTCTACAGGAATAAAATTGCGGCGGTCAAGTTCGACGCCCACCGAATCTAAACCGAGGTTTTGCGTCACTGGGATGCGTCCCGTAGCAACCAAGCAAGCGTCTACTTCAATGACATCCACATCTTCTTTCGTTTTGAAGTCTGCAAGTTCAATAACTACAGGAGAACCAGGAATCACGCGCTTTGCATAAATTCCCACATACGTTTCGATATCGCGCGGTGTAATTAATATCCGCTCAGCGAGTTTGGCA
The Chroococcidiopsis sp. TS-821 genome window above contains:
- the trpC gene encoding indole-3-glycerol phosphate synthase TrpC, which codes for MQIRRRPPNPSVDIRNLRYQVALPDAEPQNILEKIVWHKETEVDQMREKLPLVELQRKALAAPPTRDFMSALRQGKTTPALIAEVKKASPSKGVFREDFDPVAIAQSYAQGGASCLSVLTDEKFFQGSFNNLALIRGAVDLPLLCKDFIIYPYQMYMARIRGADAVLLIAAILSDQDLQYFVKIATALKMAVLVEVHTLQELDRVLAIDGVQLVGINNRNLEDFTVDLQTTCALLEARGEELRSRNILVVSESGLHTPADLQVVARAGAAAVLIGESLVKQSDPQAAIAALFTTQ
- a CDS encoding DUF192 domain-containing protein, giving the protein MSRGSTVLGIILGTMMLGCSTPTPAVSPTVTPLAQQSVNAGQKLPITAVATIAGRKINLEVARTPQEQAIGLMHRDTIADDRGMLFVFEPARPVGFWMKNVRFPLDMIFLENGRVKAIAPAVPPCQAEPCPTYGPETPVNQVIELRGGRAAELGIRVGDRLDIRFLDS
- a CDS encoding DUF2949 domain-containing protein, whose product is MSPANYSKFIDFLQKDLSISAASIDVALRHREQDPGPLPMILWQYGLVTLDQLNQIYDWLESAAV
- the lpdA gene encoding dihydrolipoyl dehydrogenase — translated: MSQEAFDYDLVIIGAGVGGHGAALHAVSCGLKTAIVEAADMGGTCVNRGCIPSKALLAAAGRVRELRNAHHLKALGIHVGDVTFDRAAIAAHANNLVSKIQGDLTNSLKRLGVDIIRGWGKVAGQQKVTIATDNGEKTVTAKDIILSPGSVPFVPPGIEVDGKTVFTSDQGVKLESLPDWVAIIGSGYIGLEFSDVYSALGCEITMIEALDQLMPGFDRDIAKLAERILITPRDIETYVGIYAKRVIPGSPVVIELADFKTKEDVDVIEVDACLVATGRIPVTQNLGLDSVGVELDRRNFIPVDDRMAVLSAGEPVPHLWAIGDANGKMMLAHAASAQGIVAVENICGRHKEIDYRSIPAAAFTHPEISYVGMTETAAKDMGKEQGFEVGAVRTYFKGNSKALAEGEADGIAKVVYRKDTGEVLGVHIIGMHASDLIHEASAAIANRQSVHSLAHLVHAHPTLSEVLDEAYKRAIA
- a CDS encoding SRPBCC domain-containing protein — protein: MKQLNTHIEINAAASKVWKILTDFDSYPQWNPFIRFVRGEVKKGARLEVQLQPPGGNPMTFRPTVLVAEPERELRWLGRLLLPGIFDGEHCFQIESRDRDRIRFIHSEVFSGLLVPFLANSLDTKTKSGFEKMNQALKARAES
- a CDS encoding alanine--glyoxylate aminotransferase family protein produces the protein MQDKLMLMIPGPTPVPEAALLALAKHPIGHRTSEFSNILAEVTENLKWLHQTQSDVMLLTTSGTGAVEAGMINFLSPGDRILVGCNGKFGERWAEVGEAYSLNVERITAEWGQPLDPQAFAEKLEADKEKQIKAVVVTHSETSTGVLNDLETINRHVKNHGEALIIVDAVTSLGAVNVPMDAWGLDVVASGSQKGYMIPPGLGIVAVSPKAWDAYKTAKLPRYYLDLGKYRKATAKNTTPFTPPVNMIFALHATLRMMKQEGLEGIFARHQRLMNATRAGIKGLNLPLFVSDDCGSPAITAVAPEGIEADQVRAIMKKRFDIALAGGQDHLSNKIFRIGHLGFVSDRDILSAISALEVAMHELGYENFTPGAGVAAAARVFAQS
- a CDS encoding DUF5340 family protein — protein: MQTIPLPSPIHYELLLQLLEQQTLSATSQNPTLREQVNQLIVTLRKAAAQQKQLEESCQQSQIAIESRWSLNHQ
- the nblR gene encoding response regulator transcription factor NblR, giving the protein MSTAEAERSPCVLVVETDETLAEQVSLDLQESGYEAVIATDAYSGMQYSREMQPALIVVDRMLAGESGLELCTHLRKAGARVPVLVLMARDTVDDRIACLEAGADDYFLKPYRSEEFLQMVRLYLQPDTGVTEQLRFGDLVLDLGTRRAIRHGKALDLTMKEFELLKYLMEHPREVLTREQILENVWGYDFMGESNVIEVYIRYLRLKIEDEGHRRLIQTVRGVGYVLRES
- a CDS encoding GNAT family N-acetyltransferase; translation: MNCIIRPLMIEDEPFLWEMLYQALYIPKGQSAPPRDVVSLPEACYVRGWGREGDCGLASDAITKQPIGAVWLRLLVGNRKGYGYVDDGTPELSIAVYPEYRGQGVGTNC